In the genome of Dermacentor silvarum isolate Dsil-2018 chromosome 1, BIME_Dsil_1.4, whole genome shotgun sequence, one region contains:
- the LOC119449757 gene encoding uncharacterized protein LOC119449757 → MRGQWPRALLLLALVQPSLQGKFLKAALAAVGSGGFRLLPMFLPIPIEERMYYPVHYFLPVPYEERLHTRRNVHKVHHHHKMLIPVHRRTHKVVHKHHGRVYGHGKKQRRNHY, encoded by the exons ATGCGGGGCCAGTGGCCGCGGGCGCTGTTGCTCCTCGCGCTGGTGCAGCCCAGCCTGCAGGGCAAGTTCCTCAAGGCAGCCCTGGCTGCCGTGGGCAGCGGAGGGTTCCGGCTGCTGCCCATGTTTCTGCCTATTCCCATCGAAGAGCGCATGTACTACCCTGTACACTACTTCCTGCCCGTACC GTATGAAGAGCGGCTCCACACACGCCGAAACGTTCACAAGGTCCATCACCACCACAAGATGCTCATCCCTGTTCATCGTCGAACTCACAAAGTTGTCCATAAGCACCATGGTCGAGTCTATGGCCATGGAAAGAAGCAGCGACGCAACCACTATTGA